The genomic window GTCCTTAGGAAGGCTGAGATGCCTGTGCCGCCATCCAGGCTGACTCCTTTGGCCTGTCTCTCCAGGACTCCTACTACATCATGACTGTTGGAATTGAAAGAGCAGATGTGAGTGGACCTGGAACGGTTATGGAGACAAAGCTATTCAAGTGTCCTGTGAATCTCCCAAGTAAGGGCTGGATACTTCTGGGTTCTGGGTGGTGTGGAGCTGCCTGAAGTGTGTCCTTGGGTATTTTTTACCCATTCTGTGCAGTGATACCAGGCACCCATCAAGAACTGTGTTCCAGCTCTTCACAGGCGACCCTAGGATAAACACCACCTGAACGATTACTCAGAGCTCAAGAACTGTGAGGGGTACTTCACATGTTACCTGTAATCCCAACCCAGCGCTATTGCTAGCCCCAGCAGGGAGCTTTCCAAGCACCCCTGACTGGtaggtggcagagctgagattcaacCAAGAGTTATCCCAGGACCAGAGATCTCCCTCTTGAAGGGTCCAGAAGGAAGCTGACGTTATCAATGAGACTCAGCAAACACCTTCAAGAAGCAGACTGCATTGAGAATAGGGCTCAGTCCCTTCAGCTGGGGCTACTTGACTGCTTAGCTTGGTATTTAACTGGGTGATTAACAGGAAGGTACAATGCTAGCTCAACTCCAGTGAATCTTGCCTTGCCCCCCAAGAGCCCTACGtcagtcataaagagtcaaactTCTGTTCTTAAACTGTTAACCATactgtgcagcatgtgagatcttggatcccaaccagagatcaaacccaaaacccctgcagtggaagcacacagtcttaaccactggactccagaGAGGTCCCAAGACTTGAACCTACAATTCTTCACATCTGCATTGTTATGTGATAGCCCAGTGGAGCAATACTGATAAAATACATAATCATAGGCCCCGCTTACTGAACTGCATTCCAAAATGATGGTAATTTAGAGTACACTAAGATTTAAGTACTTTTGAAAGAACAGAAGGAAGAATTCTTCAATAAAGTCTCACTGCTTCTACCAATCTTGTTCGTATTTCCTCTTCCCAAGAGTACTCATTTCAGGGCACTCTTAGAAGGTAACCAAATAGTGAACTTTATAATCCAGACTTAATTTCTAGTATGTAAATATCTCTTCCAATCTCATGGCTATCTATGGGAACTTAATGTTTCTTAATGAAAATATCTTAAACACTAGAGTTTGTTACCTAGTTCAAGTTACTCTTCAATACCTATCCTAGATGTCACAAATGCTGGCTTTTGTGACTCTGTCCCAGTGTGGGACAGACTGCCGTGTGCTCCTTCACCCACCACTCAAGGAGACTGCGAACAGCTAGGCTGCTGCTACAACTCTGAAGAGGTCATTTCCTGTTACTACGGAAACACAGGTGAGTCGCTATATTTTTGAAATCAGCTAAAGAGTACCTGCAATTACCATTAACTAAACCCAAAGGAGGGTTTTCTCCTTCTCCCGCCATCCAGAAggcaaatactgaaagatgaccAAAGGTTAATGTATAAGATAATACCTCCTTAGGACACTTGACCTTCAGTGACACAGCTTACTATAGTCTACCATTGCGTATTCTCCTAGAACCCAACAGAAAGCAAATAACATTCAATGAACTCAGGAAGCTAAGTCTATGTGCAGGATGCTAATTGATAGGAACTTAACCAGTTTCAAGAAATAGCCAATCTGGCGGTTGATTGTGTGTATAAAGAGCTTTATTTCAGAAGATGAGCCTTATTTCAAAAGAACACTGTCCCAGATCATGCTCCAAGTCTTTCTCATGTAAAAATGACCTTCATGAAACAAGATGCTACATAATTCTAAGCTCTTAATCCTAGCTGATGAGTGAAAACAGCAGGTATGGCTATCTTCATTCTACAGATGAAACTGATACAAGGAGGTTAAATACACAGTAAGTAGTGGAGGCAAGATTCAAACCCAAGTGCCCATCCAAAGCCCCAGTTAAACTCCGGATGGCTGAACCTGCCTCAAGGTCGTTAGCTGGAATGCCAGCTTTTCTAGCAGGCGAAGAGGAGGGTGgggaatttaaaataatgaaaccaTAATTTTAGACTCTTGTCTGGCTGCATCAATCACTTGAGGTGACCTGCCTTCAGCACAGTTGCTCTGGTGTTTCAGTGACCTCACACTGTACCCAAGATGGCCACTTCTCTATTGCTGTCTCCCGGAACATGACCTCGCCCCCACTGCTCTTGAATTCTCTACACTTGGCCTTCAGGAATGACAGTGAATGTAAACCTGTGATGGCAACACACACTTTTGTTCTGTTCCGGTTTCCATTTACTACCTGTGGTACTACAAAACAGGTGAGAAGAGCTGACCTTGGGCTCTGTTTAAGTTGGTCAGGAATGCCCTAGTGACTGGGGGAGAACTGGACTACCTTAGCTGTGAAAAATGGACCTGAACTTACTGCTTGTCATGTAGGATGATCTCTAAGACAGGGGCTTTCACTAGTGAGAAAGCAGAAACCTCTGCTGGATACTTGGCTGTCATCCCACCTGCCCACTAGTGAGGAGCTAGTCCCCATTACCAAGGTGTAGAAGAACAAATAACAGGTTCCTCCCACCACACTGCCCTGGGAAAGGACCAGGAAAATCAGCTGAGATAAGTGGtatttctggtttcctcattaCTCAAAGCCTCTTCTTGTTCCTTTGCCCTGAAAGTAAGGTGAAGTGATAATTTCCCTGCTAGTCAATGGGCATCCTTTCTGAGTGCTGGATGAAAGCAAAATTGTGTGAAGCAGCATCTGGCTTGCAGGAGTGACAGGCATTCTTTACCTGCCCTTACAGATCACTGGGAAGCAGGCAGTATATGAAAATGAGCTAGTTGCAGCTCGGGATGTGAGAACTTGGAGCCGTGGTTCTATTACCCGAGACAGTATCTTCAGGTAAAGGTCTTAGTTAAGCTGACCTTGCTTGACCAGAATGCCTGAATTTCCTTCCATAAACAGGAGTTCTAGAGAAAACATTCATAAATGACCATAAACAACCATCTTCTTCCGCATGATGGCAGAATCTCTTTTGCCTTGACTATCCAATATCACAGACCATTATTTGATCTAGTAGCCCTGCATTATTGCCACCAACTTGATCTAAGCCTCAGACTCGACCTGACTTCAATTTCGTttcactgggtctttgtttctcACTCTAGTCtcttccttctaccttcaatatCTAAGCTGTaaatgaatctttttaaaaaccttagcTAGTATACTTAAAGTTTTATCTTTTGTCTTCCAGAGTTTAAACTTTATGAACATAACTTGCAGGGTCCTCCATGAAACCGCTGCTACTTCTTGAGCCAAAACTTTCCCAATGTTCTCAATCCTTCCCTAAATGTTTCCTAACCCCAGATTGTGCTTCCATAGAGTATTTAATGGACCTCAGACTTCTTGCTTCCATGCATTACCCTTCTCTCCTCTACCTCTCAGTTactgattttcattttcccttaTCAAATTACCTGCAACATCTTCCCTGACTATCGCCTCCAGAGAACACACCTGTTTGTCATAGAACCATATCTATCTCTTAAAatctattgaagtataattgatttataatgttaatttctgctgtacaaagtgACTTCAGTTACACATCTTTTTCATATTGCCATTATGGTTTATGACAAGATATTAAATAGACtcctgtcctatacagtaggtctttgtttatCAATTCAGTATATAATagtctgtgcttccctggtggcccagtgttaTATCAAACTCTCTAACATGGATCTTGTTTACCTGTTGGTCTCCCCAGTGATAGCTTTCACAAGGCCAGAACCAAACTCCACTTGTTTATAAACTTGTTCTAACACCTGATACTTAAAAATGGTTCCTCCAAACCTTAAAGAGATGACATGGTCTACCCACTGAAGATAGTagctaaaatctttatttttctgcagGCTCCAAGTCCGTTGTAGCTACTCTGCAAGTAGCAGTGCTCTCCCAGTTAATGTCCAGGTTCTTACTCTCCCACCACCCCTTCCTGAGACCCAGCCTGGAAACCTCACTCTGGAACTTAAGATTGCCAAAGGTAAGACCCTCTTGGGTAGACTATCTGGCCTCCAGTTTAAGTCATCTTCTGGGCAGAAAGACCCTAACTTGGTAACAAGATATTATTCCTTTCAAAGGTGGTTTATGTGGGTGATGGTTTAATCCAAGCCACCTAGAGGTTCCAAGCTCTTTACTGCTTCAACTTGTTTTGGCCTGTTGCAGATAAACACTATCGCTCCTACTACATGGCTAGTGACTACCCAGTGGTGAAGCTGCTTCGGGATCCCATCTATGTGGAAGTCTCCATCCATCAGAGAACAGACCCCAGTCTCAAGCTGCGCCTGGACCAGTGTTGGGCGACACCCAGTGCAGATGCCCTGCTCCAGCCCCAGTGGCCCTTGCTGGTGAATGGGTGAGTGTCTTTCCTTCACCTGTGTTACAGTCCCTCCAAGAAGCCCATCTTGACTGCTGGATATCCTTGCTTAGGTGCCCCTACACAGGAGACAACTATCAGACAAAACTGATCCCTGTCTGGGAAGCCTCAgacctgctgtttccttctcactACCAGCGCTTCAGCATTTCCACCTTCAGTTTTGTGGACTCAGTGGCAAAGCAGGCCCTCAAGGGACCGGTATGGTGCTGCCTCCTGTGCTCTTCAGCTGGGCTCTAAACCCCCCCAGCTCAGTGTTTCCACACAGGGCCACCTCAGCTGAAAAGTGGCACCGTAACACTGGCTTTTGGTATTGCCTCAGACATCAAGGGATGCCTGTGGCATGTGTGACATGAGTCAGCCAGAGTCTGGTATCTTAGTGCTTCTGTGATGTCAGTTTGGATTATGAATTTTCTGATAATTCTTTGACTTCTTCCTGGGGTAGATAAAGCAGGTTTGAAGACTTAGGATGTGCTAGACCATGATCCCAATTCTTCTGGCTCCCAGGTTTATCTGCACTGCAGTGCATCGATCTGCCAGCCTGCCGGGACTCCATCCTGTGTGACACCCTGTCCTGCCAGACGTGAGTATCCAACCTATCTACTATGCCAGAGGCCAAATTGAAGTGTTACTGGGAATCCAGTGCTAACCTTTGTCTGTGGCACATGAATCAAACTGAAGATTCATCGAATTAACAAGGCTTCTTTAAGTACTTTCATGATGCAATAGAATAGAAATATAACTAGTCTTCTAGAATTCCAAGCCTTCTAAATATTTCAGGATTAATAGCTTATATTTTCAGCTTAGTTTTTCCCCTTATAAATTTTTACTTAGCAGGGAGTCAAGTGCGTTCACAGCCTATAATCTAATAAAACACTTCTGTGGTATCAGATATAAATGTAGACTTTTATACTTAGATGGCAGGTCTGGCAACATGGCCTCAAGACTTATAGATGGCATAGGATTGCAGACTTTGTATGTGTTAATTGGTCAGGCCCTGTGCCCATACAGTCATATTCCACCTGATCCCACAACACTTACCTGGCTCCTGAATTAATTGGGAGTCATGATTCTtaatgatccctgggttgggaaaatcccctggaggaggtcttagcaaaccactccagtattctagcctggagaatccacatggacacaggagcctggtggactacatggGGGTCACaatgagctggacacgactgagcgactaagcacagcccagcgcGACCCCTGAAGGTTTAAGCCTGTTCTGGTAGAAAAGACCTCATACTACTTTTCAAAACTATCAATTAGTAAACTAAATACTCAACATCTAACTGCaatgattatttatatatataattttgagaaGTATAGAGACCCTACAATTAGCAATAGAAGTAGGATTCAAACAGAGCTTTGCTGTTACTATTACCAGGTACCTTTATATCATAGGGTCTCAGTATTAAGACATTACTATTCAAGTACCTGTATTTAGGAAGGGTGACAGTTTGGGGATAGTCTAAAATCATAATTTCTCAAACCGCTAGCGTTAATACAAATGAGCAAGTCTGAGACTTTGTGTCTAATGCATTAAGGTTTTTCTTGGAGAAAAACTTAGCGGAGCAGAGCTATCTGACAAGGGACCTAGCCCTGTTTTAGTACTCCACAACCACTCACATGTACAAAACTAACAAATCCTTAACTCGTCTCTCCAACAGGAAGAAGAAGCTCTGACATCCATTTTCAGAACAACACTGCTAGCATTTCTAGCAAGGGTCCCTTGATTCTACTCCAAGCCATTCAAGACTCTTCAGAAAAGCTCCACAAATACTCAAGTGAGTGGAAGGAGAATGATATCTGAACCACTGGTCAAACCAGAACTACTTGCGCATCCCTACTTCTTAATTCTTACTGGTTTAGTCAATATGAACCTCAAAAGGAATTACCTAGCTATTTTCCCCCTATAGCTCAAGACTAGCAGTCTTTATTAGGATGTAATATCACTCAGCTTCAGCATACTAACCTATGTTTCCATCCTGCAGGGTCTCCTGTAGACTCTCAAGCTTTCTGGGTGGCTGGCCTATCTGGAGTCTTAATCGTTGGAGCCTTGTTCATGTCCTACCTGGCCATTAGGAAATGGAGATGAGTTGCTCAGACCAAATGTGTTAATAAAACCAGATTGCACTACTAGTCTCCTCAGCTCCTCATTTGACCAGTAATTTCTTTAGACTAGTTCATCTCCTATTGGCCTCCCCTCCTTCCAACTTGTAATCTTCAGCTCTTCCATCTTCTGAATAGAACATTTCAGTAGAATTTCCAAGTTGGCTAACAACTCAAGCAGAacctacaaaaataaatatctcaGGCTTAGCAGACATATTTACAAGCTCATGAGGTGTAAAAcagaactcttccagaaaatcaaACTAAGGAAGAACTAGTTTAGAGCTAGTCATGAATCTCCTAGACCATTGGTATTCTGACTTCAGTGTGCATCAGGGTCAAAAGAGAGCAGGTATAATCAGATTACCATCCCCACTCCCAGACTGTGACATCTTCAAAGAAGTTTAAAGACTATTTGTCTTGCCTGTTGTGCCTTAAAATCTCCCTAAACTGCAGTGGCCTAACATTAATCATTAAGTTGGTCTGGGCTGAGGCTTATGAAATTGCATTTGTAACCATTCCTCAGGTGATACTTAACTTTCTATTcaagcaccacacttcaaaaactaATGTCTAGGACAATGCCTAAAAAGCGGCATCTGATCATGGATTGATCAATTGGAAGTATCTTGCTCAGAAGAGGGTTGGTTTGAGCTAGAACCAACAAGTAATTTCCCAGTTTATTTCCTAAGACTAATAGAACAAGACAGGGGGAGAATGAATTATTGTGAGTTCTTTATGTAAACATCCTACCCAAAGAACTCCAACTCAGCAGTCCCCAAACtgtttttaattgggggataattgctttacagtgttgtgttggtctctgccatacatcaacgtgaattaGCCGTAGGTGTACATCTGTCCCCTCCcttccagcccccaccccatcccgcccctctcggttgtcacagaacaccggTTTgcgctccctgtgtcatacagcacaTCCCCTCTGGCTGTCTACTTTACATGCGGCAGCGTATGTTCCAATGCTACTCATTTTCTCCCACCTTGTCCTTACCCCATTGTGTCCCCAAGTTTCCATTTTGTCtcttgctgccctgcaaacagattcatcagtaccatttttccagattctgtatataaaaatacaacattttctttttgacttcactctgtgtttagttcagtaactcagttgtgtctgattctttgtgaccccatggattgcagcataccaggcttccctctccattaccaactcccagggcttactcaaacgtatgcccatcaagtcagtgataccatccaaccatctcatcctctgtcatccccttctctttccttcagtctttcccagcatcagggtcttttccaatgagtcagttcttcgcataaggtagtcaaagtactggagctccagcttcagcatcaatccttccagtgaatattcagggttgattttctttagagttgactggcttgatctccctgaaatccaagggactctcaagagtcttctccaacaccacagttcaaaagcatcaattcactggcgctcagctttctttatagtccaactatcacatccatacatgactactgaaaaaaccatagctttgactagatggacctttgttggcaaagtaatgtctctgctttttaatatgctgtctaggttggtcataacttttcttccaaggagcaagcatcttttaatttcatggctgcagtcaccatctgcagtgattttgaagcccacacaggctctatatctttaaccTTTTTGGTACCAGAGACCATTTCAATGAAAGACAATTTTCCTACAGACTGGCATCAGAGGATTGTTTtgagatgattcaagtgcattatgtttattgtgcactttatttgtTACATCAGTTCCAACTCACATCACCAGGTATTAGATCCTAGAGGTTGAGGATCCCTGCTATAACTAACACTGCTGGCCAAAGTCTGTGTATCTCCTCTCTTCCCAGAAGGAGGCTCTGAAAGTATGCCTCAATTAAATAAGATGCCACCATTTATCTTCCTGGAGCAACTTCCAGGTCTTTTTGAAATATGTTGTTGATGAGCATCGGAGTTGTTTCTAGCCTGGGGTGGTTGGTAATAaagcttctatgaacattggggagttcatctttcattgtg from Capricornis sumatraensis isolate serow.1 chromosome 10, serow.2, whole genome shotgun sequence includes these protein-coding regions:
- the ZP4 gene encoding zona pellucida sperm-binding protein 4, whose translation is MWLLLQFVWLCFLLSLGLNSQYESEVPEYPDELRCGLRSFQFTINLLSQEMETPPALVAWDNHGLPHSLQNDSDCGTWVSEGPGSSLVVEASYSGCYATEWDSYYIMTVGIERADVSGPGTVMETKLFKCPVNLPSKDVTNAGFCDSVPVWDRLPCAPSPTTQGDCEQLGCCYNSEEVISCYYGNTVTSHCTQDGHFSIAVSRNMTSPPLLLNSLHLAFRNDSECKPVMATHTFVLFRFPFTTCGTTKQITGKQAVYENELVAARDVRTWSRGSITRDSIFRLQVRCSYSASSSALPVNVQVLTLPPPLPETQPGNLTLELKIAKDKHYRSYYMASDYPVVKLLRDPIYVEVSIHQRTDPSLKLRLDQCWATPSADALLQPQWPLLVNGCPYTGDNYQTKLIPVWEASDLLFPSHYQRFSISTFSFVDSVAKQALKGPVYLHCSASICQPAGTPSCVTPCPARRRRSSDIHFQNNTASISSKGPLILLQAIQDSSEKLHKYSRSPVDSQAFWVAGLSGVLIVGALFMSYLAIRKWR